CAGATATCTGGAAAAAAGCAGCAGCTCTTTTAGTAGCAGAAGGAAACATTCCTGCAACAGATATTCCTACAACAGATGGTTACAAGCCAGCAACAGCAGATTTTATTGATGGAACAATGTACGATGCAAAAGACCCTATAGGATACATCAATAGTTTTAAAATAGGAAATAAAGATAAAAAATAATTGATTTTGTCATTCCGAACGAAGTATGAGGAGGAATCTCACTATTTATAAGATTTCTCGTCGTTCATACCTCACTCTGTGGAAAGGATAAAAAAACATCTCGATACAATTTCGAAGAAAAATCGAAATCACTCGATGTGACAACGTAAAATATTAGTACTGAAAAATAAGGTACTGTCATTCGAGTAAAAATTAATTTTCAGAAATTTTGTATCGAGAACTTTAAAAATAAACACATGAAAGCAAGTTTAACACTAGAGAAGGTTTCTAATTTTATAGGATTAGGTTTTTTTATAACATTAAAAGATCTGTTTACTGGAAAACTAGAAAAAGAAGCATTTAAAAACTTTTTACGCAAGACAATAGTGCCGCTTGCTTCCATTTTATTATTTATTGGTTTGTGGCATTTAGGGGCAAAGTCTTTATACAATATAGAGGCAGAATTTAAAATAGAAAAGGCTTTACAAGACCAAGGCCAAGTTGCGGCAGATGCTTTAAAAGCATGTATTGCTTCTGCTGAATCTAGTTGTCAGCCAAATACATTACCATCTCCTGCTCAGGTTTGGGAATCTTTCCATTCTTTATTAAGAGATCACAGAATTATTAGTGCAGATAAAGCTGCTTTTATAGAAAAAACAGCAGCTTTAAATGCCAAAAGAATTGCAGAAGGAAAAGAGGCAATTACCTACACGGGTAGACCTTCTTTTGTAGATCAAATATTTAGAAGTTTACAAACGGTATTTGCTGGGTTTTTATTGGCCTTATTAATTGCAGTTCCTTTAGGTATTTTTATAGGATTAAGTGCTACTTTAAAAAGTGCATTTAATTGGTTTATTCAGATTTTTAAGCCAGTATCACCTGTGGTTTGGTATTTATTAGTTTTTATGATTGTAAAAACATTGTTGATAGATTCTAATGAAGATAGTTCGTTTACCATTTCATTTATTAGTGTTGGTTTCTGTTCTATGTGGGCAACATTAGTAAATACTGCTATGGGAGTTTCTTCTGTAGATAAAGATTATATAAATGTTGCAAAAGTTTTAAAATTAGGAACTTTTCAGAAGATTTTTAAAGTAATCTTACCTTCTTCTTTACCTTTAATTTTTACAGGGTTAAAAATAACATTATCAGTTGCTTGGATGGTTTTAATAGCAATTGAACTTTTGGCACAGAGTCCTGGTTTAGGGTTGTTTGTGTGGGAAGAATTTCAAAATGGCGCAAACGATTCTAATGCAAAAATTATTGTAGCCATGTTTGTAATTGGTATTATCGGTTTTTTATTAGATAGATTGATGTTAACGATTCAGAATTGGGTGTCTTTTGATAAAACGGATGCAATATAAATAATGTTTAATCGTGGAATTGTTTAAACGTGTAAACGTAAGTTTAGCAACAATTAAACAGTTCAGCAATTAC
The nucleotide sequence above comes from Polaribacter butkevichii. Encoded proteins:
- a CDS encoding ABC transporter permease, with product MKASLTLEKVSNFIGLGFFITLKDLFTGKLEKEAFKNFLRKTIVPLASILLFIGLWHLGAKSLYNIEAEFKIEKALQDQGQVAADALKACIASAESSCQPNTLPSPAQVWESFHSLLRDHRIISADKAAFIEKTAALNAKRIAEGKEAITYTGRPSFVDQIFRSLQTVFAGFLLALLIAVPLGIFIGLSATLKSAFNWFIQIFKPVSPVVWYLLVFMIVKTLLIDSNEDSSFTISFISVGFCSMWATLVNTAMGVSSVDKDYINVAKVLKLGTFQKIFKVILPSSLPLIFTGLKITLSVAWMVLIAIELLAQSPGLGLFVWEEFQNGANDSNAKIIVAMFVIGIIGFLLDRLMLTIQNWVSFDKTDAI